Proteins from a genomic interval of Fusarium oxysporum Fo47 chromosome I, complete sequence:
- a CDS encoding chromatin remodelling complex Rsc7/Swp82 subunit-domain-containing protein: protein MAPRGKIRLKLTRSAKSESTPKSFADLEDEPMPDAGTSPLGSKRQQVPDPDDEKDEDHQPKEESGDEDDAADAAEKDDESVKEPTPPPQLMVRRKRLGRPPKNRPPDWDNMISVPADEANTPRRRGRGGWRGRGGRKGGPAAPKAEQVIDQEGTVAEIANDECVLPEDPEGETKVDKLGNLQGGRDYRCRTFTVTGRGDRLYMLSTEPARCVGFRDSYLFFTKHRKLYKIIVDDDEKRDMIERDIIPHSYKGRSIGIVTARSVFREFGARIIVGGKRIIDDYNVAQARADGAVEGQLADPDDHFVEGEPYNKNQYVAWHGASAVYHTNVPSVPVPNGKIESKKRKVNVNDMNWMLEHAREASTFNAGINAIRKLNNAGVYDIHTNVMQYPTTMQPTRARIEQVAPEDEQATADSAIFPPVPAKMARNFFVADTYFETSSAGVISASAVDGTAGSPDFLASFQGLSAVSDEIKDLLPSECRAAFDGAVAKEASYRSKWGPESETMSRRQPIIDKAIVPYSMS from the exons ATGGCGCCCCGTGGAAAGATTCGCTTGAAGCTGACGCGAAGCGCCAAATCAGAGAGCACGCCAAAGTCGTTCGCAGACCTCGAAGATGAACCTATGCCCGATGCCGGAACCAGTCCCCTGGGCTCCAAGCGACAGCAGGTGCCCGACCcggatgatgagaaggacgAGGATCACCAGCCAAAGGAAGAGTcgggagatgaagatgatgcagcCGACGCGGCTGAAAAGGACGACGAATCCGTCAAGGAGCCTACGCCCCCCCCTCAGCTCATGGTCCGTCGCAAGAGGCTTGGTCGTCCTCCTAAGAACAGACCTCCAGATTGGGACAACATGATTTCTGTTCCCGCCGACGAAGCCAACACCCCGCGACGCCGAGGAAGAGGTGGATGGCGAGGCAGGGGTGGTCGTAAAGGAGGTCCTGCTGCACCCAAAGCCGAGCAAGTTATCGACCAGGAGGGAACTGTTGCCGAAATCGCAAACGATGAGTGCGTCTTGCCCGAAGATCCAGAGGGCGAGACTAAAGTGGACAAGTTGGGCAACCTCCAAGGCGGACGTGATTATCGATGCCGAACTTTCACGGTTACCGGTCGTGGGGACAGGCTCTACATGCTTTCTACAGAACCAGCTCGATGCGTTGGCTTCAGGGACAGCTACCTTTTTTTCACCAAGCATCGCAAACTCTACAAGATTATTGTggatgacgacgagaagCGGGACATGATTGAGCGAGACATCATCCCTCACTCGTACAAGGGCCGTTCCATAGGAATCGTAACGGCGCGATCGGTCTTTCGCGAGTTTGGTGCGCGCATCATTGTGGGCGGAAAGCGCATCATCGACGACTACAACGTTGCCCAGGCTCGCGCTGATGGCGCCGTCGAGGGCCAGCTTGCGGACCCAGATGATCATTTCGTCGAGGGGGAGCCATACAACAAGAACCAGTACGTTGCGTGGCACGGAGCCAGTGCCGTGTACCACACCAACGTACCATCAGTGCCGGTTCCCAATGGCAAGATCGagtcaaagaaacgcaaggTAAATGTCAACGACATGAATTGGATGCTGGAACATGCCCGCGAAGCCAG CACCTTCAATGCCGGCATCAATGCCATCAGAAAGCTTAACAATGCCGGCGTGTACGACATTCACACGAATGTGATGCAGTACCCAACAACAATGCAGCCGACGCGAGCACGCATTGAGCAGGTCGCCCCAGAGGACGAGCAAGCCACCGCGGACAGCGCCATCTTCCCCCCCGTCCCTGCAAAGATGGCGCGCAACTTCTTCGTTGCAGACACATACTTTGAGACATCATCGGCGGGTGTCATTTCAGCGTCTGCAGTGGACGGTACCGCAGGTTCACCAGACTTCCTTGCTTCTTTCCAGGGATTGAGTGCTGTATCGGATGAGATCAAAGACCTGTTGCCCTCGGAGTGTCGTGCGGCTTTCGATGGCGCCGTGGCAAAGGAGGCATCATATCGGTCAAAATGGGGTCCTGAGAGCGAAACAATGTCGCGCCGTCAGCCCATTATCGACAAGGCAATCGTGCCCTACAGCATGAGTTGA